In Nomascus leucogenys isolate Asia chromosome 3, Asia_NLE_v1, whole genome shotgun sequence, the genomic window gggcagGGTGGGTCAATCTCCAAGTCCGTGGATGATGTATGCATGTACCAATAGGCTGAGCAGACTCACCCTCAGGCACCTGGTAGGAGTGGGTAGAAGCTGACCACAGGCAGGGTGAGTTGATCCCCAGGCCCCAACAGTGCACAGAAGCACTGGTGGGCATGACACCACATGGGTCAAGCCCGTCATCAGCCTCCCAATAGTGGGCACAAGCACAGGCTGTAATGGTCAGGGCTGCTCAATCTCCAGGCTCCCAGTCAATGTCTGTTGGTGCCAGCAGAGTGGGTGGCCCTGTCCTCAGGTCCAATTAGGGTTTGCATGGGTTTCTGTGGCAGGGGTCAGGGCAGCTCAtaagggtcttttttttttttcttttcattacacaatgctattcccataaaaataaaggtctttaaaaattgttgttgttggccgggcgcagtggctcacgcctgtaatcccagcactttgggaggccgaagtgggcagatcacctgaggttgggagttcgagaccagcctgactaacatggagaaacctcttctctactaaaaatacaaaattagccgggcgtggtggtgcgtgcctgtaatcccagcttctcagggggctgaggcaggagaatcgcttgaacccgggaggcggaggttgtggtgagccgagatcatgccattgcactccagcctgggcaacaagagcaaaactccatctcaaaaaaaaaaaaaaaaagttgttgttgggtttttgttaTTGCTATTAATATATTCAGATTGACAATCAGTAGTTTAGGCCACttgatgtcacttttttttttttttttttttttttgagacaggatctctctgttgcccaggctgtagtgcagtagcttgatcatagctcactacagccttgacttcctgggtacaagtgaccctctcacctcagcctcctgagtatatgggatgacaggcatgcactaccatacccagataattttttttatttgtagaggtgaggtattatgtttcccagactggtcttgaactcctaggctcaagcaatcctcctgccttggcctctcaaagtgttggcattacaggtgtgagccactgcccctgtcttcttttttaaataatatctactTATGGTATCATATATTATAAATCTAGTTGTTGTCTTTCGTCTAGATAGCAGTTAGCCTCCTAAAATTCGGGCTTTCATCCTTCAACTCTCTTGAGTAAAATAAGTACCTTGTACCTCCCacataaaacagttttaaaattcataccaGAGGAGATACGTGTGTGTACAAGTCGACACAGCCTTATTGATTCCGACAGTCTTATTGATCCCAGTGCCACATAAGGTTATTTAGTTAACATTATGATCATGGCTTACGATTAAATTCCATATGCACAAGAAAACTTCTAATACAAAAGAGCACCTGGTATTAAGTGAAGTTATCATGCCAGTTAAGCAACTGGcatatgaactcatttaattctcacaatagcgTGAGGAGGTCGATGTACTATTCATAtctctactttacagatgaggaaagcacagagaggttaagcagcaTGGACAAGCTATTTAATAGGAAGGAGCAGAGCTTTTTCCCAAAGCTATGTGTGCTTTGGGAAAAATGGgcccaaaaatataaatattaaggCTATTGATacatatttggaaattattttagaaaaagatgTGGCTCTTCTTGCATTCCTAAAAGATTCTAATGTTCAGATGGGAAATGAGTGTATAGCCTAGTCAGCAAATGTGTACTGGTGGCTGTTTTCTGGAGGCTTTCGTTATATGAGTATGGATATACTGGAAGGTACTGCCAGGAAGCTGCTTCTCTGAGATCTTCGTACAGAGACTAATGTCACTATGAGCATGTAGTTCTGGGATCTAGACCTGCAttgctttgtatatttagtagtGGATTGCATTTGTACAGCTTTGCTGGTGTGAGCTCTACGTTACTTCTGGAGCCAGTGGATTTTTATCAAGTTAAGCATTTTACCTGCACTAGCATTCTATTCTTTACCTAATTTAGTTGTGTAGCAAACCTGTTGAGCATCAAAGTGTCAGTTGTGGATTCTTTGGCAGAAGTAAAACCAGTTTATGTTTCAGTAAAACTAACACTGAAAGCTCTTTCTATTCCTATgtcctttgagagtttgattcaCAATTTCCTTGTTATTGCTCCTGCATAAAACACTGAGTAGAAAGGGGGCTTCTTAGGACAGAGGGgacttgttccttttttattttttaacaaaaaaagaacctCTGAGAATCCTGTCCCCTACGATGTGGTCAAAACTAAGCCATAGTGTGGTGTGCCCATATCCATAAACTTGTGTATCTCCATACCTAACAACGCTGCTGGGCTCAAGGGAAAAGAATACTGTTTGTGGAATGAATCCATTGTCACGTAGATAGCCCCAAGCAGGGAAGGCAGCTTATGCTTCCATAAGGCTTAGCAAAGTCTTCTCATGTGGGAGCTAGCAAAGAATTTGAAGATCCAAAATATCAGGATCCATTTTGAAAGCTGGGGCAATAGCGGAGGGGATGTCAAAAGTCCTGGTATAGAaagggtgggtcacctgaggtgcAGTCCAAAGTCCATGAATAAACAGAGGTTAAGGGCAGAGGAAAGAAGGCACCTGAGGTAGCCCCTGTTTTCCTTATTTGGTTATTTGTCTATAGCCACCCCACCCTCATTGCCCTCTCCACAAcactcctccacctcccaccaaaaaaaaaaaaaaaaggaagaatagaaaCTTTTGAACCCATGTGGGGATTTCACAATCATGTCTTTTTTCCTGGTAATGTTCTGCTTTGACATAATAACAAATCTATTTATGTTTGCAAAGGATTAGCTATGGACCCTGCCTCTGGAGCAAAACTCAGACAAGGATTTAGTAAATCTTCTAAAAAAGATTAACTCCTAGAAgccaggtaagaaaaaaaaaatcacctctaaTCCAGCTGTTGCTGTCCAGTTAATGACTTCTAAGAGAATGGATGCATAGGAGGCAAACTGAAGAGACATTTGGACAAACTCCAAGTTGGGTTAACAAAATGTAGGCTCTTGAAACTGACTCTTCTGTTAAACGTACAGTTTAAAGAGGATATTCAGTTTTTGATTCATGACTTAGTAGGAAAGGGGAATGATCCCTCACTTTTGACCTGAAAGGTTACTGCCTTGTCCCTTTTTCTAAGCACCTTACCCTCACAAAGAATAGTTCCCTGAGAGTGTGAATtgtttgtaaaataattaaaagtctaAAGAGGCCTATGTTATTTAGCATTCTCAATGTGGAAACAATGACATTCTAAAGTAAATGCCTCTTCTTTCTGCTTTCAGACTGGCTCCCTGAAACCCATCAGCCTGGGTGGTCGCGTACTTGAGAATGCCACCTAAGTGGAAGGAATGGTAGATGTGATGTCAGTTTATACACCCTTGATTCTTCTTGAAGCATCACTTAGAACAAGTAAAACTagcttcaaatttttatttactccCTTTGAAGTTTTCAAAACAAAAGCATTAAACACATCAACCTGTATAATGCATGATTCAAATTCACTTGAAGTTTAATTGGACATTTGATGGGTTTTTAAAGACAATGTTGCTTTGATATTAGAACCTTTTAGTAGACTAGTAATTGGAATACTAACATTATTTACTTACTAGGAAAATCTTTAACTGGCTTCATTTTATATACTAGCTGTGAAATCTCAGTTTTGATATTGGCATCTAGTAAGTATTAAATTATAGCTAATTATACACAgtatatacataaacatttaaaataagtgtAAGTGTCTTACATACCAGTCACACAGACCATATCTGGGAGGAAACAGTGAAGTGGAGGAGAAAAGATTACCAAAATCTCCCATCCTGTGGGAAGAATGTTCTCAGTGGCCTCAAGCCATTTATTTATCATGGCCAAATCAGAAGCTATCTAATCATTTCTTTAGCACTGATTTATACAGAGCTCTGTTGGGAagtgtctctctcttctctttacagtcttttttttttttttttggagacaggagctcactctgtcacccaggcttcagtggtgctatcttggctcaagcagtacctcccacctcagcctcccgggtagctgggaccacaggcttgtgccaccacaaccagctaattttttatattttttgtagagatggggttttgctattggccaggctagtcttgaactcttgagctcaacccatctgcctgccttggcctcccaaagtgctgggattactggcatgagccactgtgcccggcctctttgcAATCTTAAGGGTCAATAGACCTCTGTTTGTAGAGTCAGTTatatttaattcataattttaaatccaagaactttttcttaacttcataaaattttaattagaacAATTAAACCATTTCTTTCTGTCCAAATTTAAGTAGGAGAATCCCAGCCTACCCCGACTTATAATGCAGAATATCTGAAATTCTTACGATCTGTATTTTGGGGACCAAACTCCAAATGTTATGTTCTGTGTTCAGGAAAATCAAGTATGTGATGTGGAACTCACAGGAGACAGTGGTAAGCCATGTAAAAGTATCTGTGGAAGCTTCTATAAATGGATGTCAGGAGGTTTTAGCTGAGATGAGCTCTCGTCTTTCCCCTTTTGCTCTGGGAGATTGCTTTCCCTCTGAGAACAAAGAGGGAATATGGGAACTGACTTAAACGTCCCCAAGCAGTGGACTCCTACTAACGGAATAACTTACATCACTTTGTCTCATTTCCTCCCCACGGCTTTCATTGTAGTTTAAAGACCCAGGTCTGTCTGGCAGCTGGGTCTCATAGATTAAACTTCCTTCTCAGTTCCAATCCTGGGTAGCTGTTTGCCCCTTAAGTGGTCATCAGCATCATTGTTAAGGACTGTGAGTGGGTCAGGTTTTCTCACATTTGACCAATAGGCTTCTTGGATAGACAGACAAACTCATCTTCCCTTTCTCTACCTACCCCCACCCTATTTAGcggtaaaacaaacaaataggcCTGTCAGATTTAAGGGGCATAATACGTTGAGGAAATCCCAATAAGAAATAAGTACATATTTCTAATTTGGCTAGAAATTAATGGTAAACACCATTGTAAAAGTGGATCATGGAAGCCCAGGTTAGACTAAACTCTGGTGGATAGTATTCTGATATATAcattagaaataaattatgtcacattatagaatgatttaaaatattgtacagtatttttagaaataagatcTTAACGCTGTGAATTTAATGGAAGCATCTAAGCTTCCATCTTAAGTCATAATTATTTTACTCAAAAAAAGTGGAATTTCTAATAGATGCTCAGTAGAGGTCAAAACAGTAGTTTCTGTGGGGGAAGTAATGACCAGGAGGGGGCATGAGGGAGCCAGGTGGAGCCGGAAGTGCTTTCGCTCTTGATCTGAGTGTATGTAGTTCATGTTGACACAGGTGGAGCTGTATGAAAAACTAATCAAGCCAAATTGCAAGATTTGAAAAGTTTATTATATGTAAGATATATGTTTATGGAAAAGAAAGCCTCTAAAAACATAAGACAATGGAGCTTTAAAAAAGGTTAGGTTTTACATCTTTAAAACTCAttaataagataccaaattcaaGAGATTATAGTTACATTGTAAAACATAATCTTTTAATAAAAGCTAATGACTGATGAATTACAAATGCACTTATTTATTGGTGATTAAAAACAATACTTAAGAACTTAAGCAGCTTGAGTAGTAGTTTAAGCTagacagagcaaagaaaattcttGTTTAATATAcgtatttttttaattccagtaatattttcttaaattcctgttaaaaatataatcaatattaAAGTCAGCAAAATGCCTTTGACTGACGCCTGGATTATTTTACCACTTAACCTGGTtacacagtgatttttttttttttttctgtcagatgTAACTGACAACCAGTTTACTCTTTAAGATAAATGAAGTGATAACTCACATTGCAGCATCTTGTGGAAAATATTCAAActacatttaaaatgcttttgtaaAATGGAGAACTCTATTACTCCACAAGAAATTGTATATGTAAAACTACAGGTTGGCTATGGTAATAGTAACTAAACTACATCCAACCCTGAAGGTAGAAAAATCCCTGAAAAGAAATACACAGCCTAGTCATAATATATCATATAaaggttgttttcttattttgaaaattctcCCAGATTTGGAGAAATCCAAACCTTTCCATAGTTCCCTTACTAGGCAGTGCCACATAAAGTTATTTAGTTAACATTATGATCATGGCTTACGATTAAATTCCATATGACAAACACTTATATATAGCAGCCGTCATTTTGGATGTTGGTTATGACAATATTTGCAGTTTGATTACAGAACACGCGTTCATTAAATTTGGTACAAAGCATGAACACTCAGGACAGATTGGCACGATACATGCAGTTCGAGAATTCTCTTATCTCAAGCCAGTCATCAATGAATAAGCCATAGTCCCAGTCGTTTTCCAAATCTTTCTCATATTGTAACTAACTGACATTTAAAATGCTTCTTAAAACATCTTCCAGAATAcgaaaaatacactttaaaaatcaattatctgAATGCATGATGGAAATGAGGCAGGATGGCAGAGCCAGTGCCAGCTGAGAACACATGAgggatggggggcagggggagctgGCCCAGGCTCACAGTGCCCATGGCAAGTGGGGGTTCTTGCTGCTGCTGCCCCAGACAGCTTAACCTGTGGGGCAGAGATTCCCCAGGCCCCAGGGCAAGAGTGCTATTCCCAAAGGTATTTTGGGTAGCAGGAGGGGGCAGCTGCCAGAAGCCCAACAGAGGGGACAGGTCCAGAGAGGCAGGTATTGTTAGGTTCACAGCATCTGCAGGCAGCTCCTTGGGCAGGTTTACTTTACCAGCATTTCCCTTAGCCAGATCAAAACCTGGGCTGAGCTTTTGAGGTGACTGAGGCTCTTGCAGAGGCAAGTCCTCAAACAAACTGATATTGCAAAAACCTTTAGTATCTGCTTTGAGGGGCAGGCTTGCAAGTGGGGAGTATGAGGTAGAAGTGGTGTTGTACTTGTGATTGGGAAGGGGTGGCGGAGGAGAGCCAGGGGATACCGAGGGGTGGAGGGAGGCCAGGGACTCTGGCAGCGGCTGCATAGGCTGGACGGTTTGTTCTGGGGGACTGAGGGTGAGGCTGTGGACCTCAGCTGGCAAGCTACTTGCAAGCCCGTTCTGGGCAGAAGCTCCTAAAGGGAAAGGAGGCAAGGCAGCAGCCTTCAGTTGGAATGAAGGCGAGATGGTGTGGAAGGTGCTCAGAAGGTCTCCGGTCTGCAAGCTCTCCTTCATCAGCTCCTGTGAGTGGGTCTTCTTGGTATGCCGGGTGAGGTGATCCTTGCGCCCAAATCTCTGGGCACAGAACTGGCACAGGAAGTCCTTGCATCCTGTGTGGACCACCAGGTGGCGTCGCACATCCTTCCGGGTGTAGAAGCATCTTTCACAGTGGTCGCACTGGTGCTTCTTCTCCTTAGTTCCGCTAGGGGGCTTCTCTTCCGCATGGGCTTTGAGGTGGTCCAGTAGCACCTCGGTGCTCCCTAGCTCAAGGGCACAGACCCCACAGGTGAGGTCCCCACTGCTGGCCGCATGGAGGGCCAGGTGCCTCTTATAGCCAAGAATGGTGTTGTACTTCTTCCCACACTCCTCACACCCAAAGGCCATTTTGTTGGGGTCGTGGGTCTGGAGGTGGTTTTTCAGGTGGTCTTTCCGGTTGAACGTCTTCTCACAGTGAGCACACTGGTGAGATTTCTGGGGAGAATGGGTAGCCATATGCCTAGGAGCAGAAGGAGAAATTTCACAATAGAGAGTTGTTTTAAGAGCTGAAGAAAGGTGTAGAAACAATATTATATCAAAATGTTCATAGTTTTCTCTGGGTCTtggtataattttcaaaattctttcctatattttccaaatatataaacttttataattaaaaaaggCAAGCAATACTAAAGCCATAATACATTTTTCACACCTATAAaacgttttttgagacaggatctcactcttttgcccaggatTGAGTGCATGGCACGATCATGGTCTcaatgtcctgggctcaagcagtcttcccaccttagcctctcaaatagctggaactacaggcacacaccaccaggcctggcgaaaatttttttatttttttttttttattttttttttttgtagagacaaggtctcactatgcccatgctggtctcaaactcctgggctcaagtgatcctccctccttggcctcccaaagtgttgagattacagacaagagtcaccgtgcctggccagaatattCTTAAAGACGACATGTTTTTTAATGTATACAGATTTCTGAACAAGTAtgcaagtatttaaaaatacGTGACCATGAAAAATCTTTTTCAGGAAGGGGTTAAAGGGGTCTTTTGTACTCCGGAAATTCAAGTGACTCAATTTGCCTGCTACCCAGAACCACATAAAGCCCCAGTTTTAGGTTATTGTTCCTAGTTCCTATGCTTCTGTTGTTTGAGACAAAAAGTTCAGGCCATGGACATGTAACTCTTAGGAGCCTCTTAAAAAGTCCATCCTTAACCTCAGAAAAGTGTCTAATAGGACCCTGAACATCAGCCCACTGCCTGtgcttccagcctcagcctctgcctgctgtgagatctcaccactgtctTGATTTTCTTCATTCAATGCTTGCCTATCAGCTCTTATCTCTGATGCTGCTGCCCATCTCTGTTACTTCAAATTTTCCCTCTAAGACACCTTGGACTTACTTCTTAAAGGTCACTGGTAATTTAATTGGCAAAATTCAAAAAgactttcttctttaaatatgaaGCTGCTACTTCTAATAAGAGTTGTAAGTTTGTCTTCAACAATGGCTTCAGGGACAAGCCGTAGTCCGTCTAGTCAATTTGgaatttcaaaatagctattttttatatttgtgaagCAGAAATTAGTTATGGAAAGCCATCACAATTCCATCTCTTTCATAGTTCCACTGAATTGCTAACATCTAAACTCAACACTGGCTTTTAAAAACTCAGTGGTATAAGGAAACCCTGAGTTTATCATCCTTAAGCTTTAAAAAGGCTCATTTTAATAACTAAAATGCAGAGCACTATATGTTAGCATCTCCTATAAAACAGAATCCTTCATTACAACTTGTAGCTTCATATCCCTCAGGGCAGATACCTCCTTTAGGGGTTTTGTCATGAGAGGTTAAAGCTTGTCCTAACTGACAATTTAAGTGCAGTTGTACCCTGTGAGCTTTCACATTAGATACAGAAGATTTTCTAACAACTCATTCCATAAAAGAGATAGGATCTCTTTAAGACAGTATGTTTAAGTCAAAAGTATACTTAATTACACCTTTCAGCTAACATCTGCCCTATACTGTTTATTCCTGCCCGTTTTGTGGAGCCAGAATTGGTGAGGGGTCTACAATAGCAGCTGTTGAGTGGAGGCCCCCACCTAGAGGCCAACTGGAAGCCAgttcaaaaaatataaagctaATCTGAATCGAActgtcattttcttaaaaataaagtacaacCTCATACCTCCCTcttctgtcacacacacacaaaaaaaagccTGCTGTGTGCATCCCTTCCCTTCAGTACACCACAGCTTGTTTGCACATAAATGATAACATGGTGGGTACCGTAAGGCAGGGACAGGCACCAATAAGATGGGCATCTGAGAAATCAGATTGTGCTGGTGTTTCCACGTTCTAGGTCTATCTAAATAAACGCACAGATTGGAGAAAGGGTTTTTAGAGCATGTTAGAGGGCAAATAGCCATGTAGTTCTGCAAGatatccatatgtatatatatatatcgcaGGAATAAATATGAAGGGGGGGCTGGCTTACACACTCGGtatttaaacctttttcttttttttttggcccagCACTGGTGAATGGGACCCCATAGCTCTCGGGTCAGTTTgtgcctctctcttttctttcattatagAGGATTTTCAtctgatttcatttcatttatcaccCATAGGTAGATCAATACCAGGTTAACGACTGCACCTGGTTATTTCCTACCCACTCCTTCCTGTCCTACACCTGTACTACCTGTAAGTGGGGCGCAGGCTGACACCCCAGTAGTAGTTGAGCAAGACCACTGCCTTCCAAACTTCACTAGCTCCCACACTTCTGAATTTCTTGACTCTTTCCCTTGCCTGGCATCTActtctttcccttttaatttaTCCCTTACTTACGCAACAATCCTGATCTAGAACATTCTCATCCTATAGCTGAAATTACTTCAACAACTTGTTTCTTTCCCTCAGTTTTTCATCTTACCTTATAACCCATGAAAACAGCTTTAGTATGTCCTAGAGTCAGTACCCAATGCCACCATCTTTGGGTATCATCTGGATCACGTCAGTGATCTTAGAATTATTTAGAGGTTGATTGCTCACATTAGGACCTCCAACCTTGCCAAATCATCTTTTCTTGCCTGTTACCGTCTCTAACTGGTTTCATTATATGCTGTACTGGGACCCACATTCTGTTTTCTGGTTAAGCAAGtcagttattttttccttcaacctCTGTTGCCTcatcctttttttgagatgcagtcctgccctgtcaccaggctggagtgcagtggctcgatgtcagctcactgcaacctctgcctcctgggttcaagcgatcctcctacctcagcctcccgagtagctgggactacaggcgtgtaccaccacacccagctaa contains:
- the PLAGL1 gene encoding zinc finger protein PLAGL1 isoform X2, whose amino-acid sequence is MATHSPQKSHQCAHCEKTFNRKDHLKNHLQTHDPNKMAFGCEECGKKYNTILGYKRHLALHAASSGDLTCGVCALELGSTEVLLDHLKAHAEEKPPSGTKEKKHQCDHCERCFYTRKDVRRHLVVHTGCKDFLCQFCAQRFGRKDHLTRHTKKTHSQELMKESLQTGDLLSTFHTISPSFQLKAAALPPFPLGASAQNGLASSLPAEVHSLTLSPPEQTVQPMQPLPESLASLHPSVSPGSPPPPLPNHKYNTTSTSYSPLASLPLKADTKGFCNISLFEDLPLQEPQSPQKLSPGFDLAKGNAGKVNLPKELPADAVNLTIPASLDLSPLLGFWQLPPPATQNTFGNSTLALGPGESLPHRLSCLGQQQQEPPLAMGTVSLGQLPLPPIPHVFSAGTGSAILPHFHHAFR
- the PLAGL1 gene encoding zinc finger protein PLAGL1 isoform X1; amino-acid sequence: MATFPCQLCGKTFLTLEKFTIHNYSHSRERPYKCVQPDCGKAFVSRYKLMRHMATHSPQKSHQCAHCEKTFNRKDHLKNHLQTHDPNKMAFGCEECGKKYNTILGYKRHLALHAASSGDLTCGVCALELGSTEVLLDHLKAHAEEKPPSGTKEKKHQCDHCERCFYTRKDVRRHLVVHTGCKDFLCQFCAQRFGRKDHLTRHTKKTHSQELMKESLQTGDLLSTFHTISPSFQLKAAALPPFPLGASAQNGLASSLPAEVHSLTLSPPEQTVQPMQPLPESLASLHPSVSPGSPPPPLPNHKYNTTSTSYSPLASLPLKADTKGFCNISLFEDLPLQEPQSPQKLSPGFDLAKGNAGKVNLPKELPADAVNLTIPASLDLSPLLGFWQLPPPATQNTFGNSTLALGPGESLPHRLSCLGQQQQEPPLAMGTVSLGQLPLPPIPHVFSAGTGSAILPHFHHAFR